The following are encoded together in the Mammaliicoccus vitulinus genome:
- a CDS encoding SDR family oxidoreductase translates to MKDKFEKKHEEIEGYTQQVQPGIEHEMEPKPIIEDEDYKAGGKLKGKVALVTGGDSGIGEATAILFAKEGANVAIAYYDEDKDAKYALARLEEIGVKAKAYKHDLKKDNHAQELVDKVIADFGQLNILVNNGGIQHPQDHFEDITKDQLQETFETNFFGMFYLSQAALPHLNKGDVIINTTSVTAYRGSAHLIDYSATKGAIVSFTRSLATSLADKGIRVNAVAPGPIYTPLIPATFDKDKVENAGSETPLGRRGQPSENAPAYVYLASQDSTYVTGQVIHINGGDFMTT, encoded by the coding sequence ATGAAAGATAAATTCGAAAAAAAGCATGAAGAAATAGAAGGTTATACGCAACAGGTACAACCTGGTATAGAACATGAAATGGAACCAAAACCTATTATCGAAGATGAAGATTATAAAGCTGGCGGTAAATTAAAAGGAAAAGTAGCACTTGTTACAGGTGGGGATTCCGGAATTGGTGAAGCAACTGCTATCCTTTTTGCTAAAGAAGGTGCAAATGTTGCCATCGCTTATTACGATGAAGATAAAGATGCCAAATATGCATTGGCAAGACTTGAAGAAATCGGCGTTAAAGCAAAAGCCTATAAACATGACTTAAAAAAAGACAATCATGCTCAAGAACTTGTAGACAAAGTCATCGCAGACTTTGGTCAACTCAATATATTAGTTAACAACGGTGGTATTCAACATCCACAAGATCATTTCGAAGATATTACGAAAGACCAGCTACAAGAAACGTTTGAAACGAACTTTTTCGGTATGTTTTATCTATCACAAGCTGCATTGCCCCATTTAAATAAGGGAGATGTCATTATTAATACGACAAGTGTGACGGCATATCGTGGTTCCGCACATCTCATTGATTATTCTGCTACTAAAGGTGCCATTGTCTCATTCACGCGTTCTCTTGCGACTTCATTAGCTGATAAAGGCATTCGTGTGAACGCAGTCGCACCTGGCCCAATATATACACCATTGATTCCAGCAACTTTCGATAAAGACAAAGTAGAAAACGCTGGATCGGAAACGCCACTAGGCAGACGAGGACAACCGAGTGAGAATGCACCAGCATATGTTTATTTAGCATCACAAGATTCCACTTACGTAACAGGACAAGTCATCCACATTAATGGTGGAGACTTTATGACAACTTAA
- a CDS encoding GNAT family N-acetyltransferase, translating to MEKIKLKMLRNNLDNIPQFDLPYGYAIRMFKEGDELNWAKIETAAEEFKTIDEALERFDREFGINIEEMKFRCLFIENEKGEAIGTTTAWFGDLDNGRQQLGRIHFVAIKPAYQGKKLSKPLLSAALNKMVEIGHEQVYLTTQTTSYPAINMYLNYGFVPYDIDGKDQRGWMMMAELLDRKLGEK from the coding sequence ATGGAAAAAATTAAATTAAAAATGTTAAGAAATAACTTAGACAATATTCCTCAGTTTGATTTACCATATGGATACGCTATTAGAATGTTTAAAGAAGGCGATGAACTCAACTGGGCTAAAATTGAAACAGCAGCCGAAGAATTTAAAACAATTGATGAGGCACTAGAAAGATTTGATCGAGAATTCGGTATTAATATAGAAGAAATGAAATTCAGATGCCTTTTTATAGAGAATGAAAAAGGAGAAGCAATAGGTACAACAACAGCATGGTTTGGTGATTTAGATAACGGTAGACAACAATTAGGAAGAATACATTTTGTTGCAATTAAACCAGCATACCAAGGAAAGAAACTATCGAAGCCATTATTAAGTGCTGCATTGAACAAAATGGTCGAGATCGGACATGAACAAGTATATTTAACAACGCAAACTACAAGCTATCCAGCCATAAATATGTATTTAAATTATGGATTTGTACCATATGATATAGACGGCAAAGATCAAAGAGGCTGGATGATGATGGCAGAACTATTAGACCGGAAACTAGGGGAGAAATAG
- the panB gene encoding 3-methyl-2-oxobutanoate hydroxymethyltransferase, producing MKTIKQLLTMKEQKEKISMITAYDYPSAKQAEQAKIDTILVGDSLGMVVLGYDSTVEVTMEDMIHHAKAVRRGAPESYVIVDVPFGAVGVDQTTDMKNAIQLYKETKANAVKIEGVHVELIKGCTQIGVPVVSHLGLTPQSVGITGYKLQAGSREEAEQLIEDAKNVEQAGAVMLVLEAIPSDLAAVISAQLTIPVIGIGAGKETDGQVLVYHDLLNYGSEHIAKFVKQYGDFSNGVEALKTYNQEVKSGAFPSEAHTYKKKVMGETDK from the coding sequence ATGAAAACCATAAAACAATTGTTGACGATGAAGGAACAAAAAGAGAAAATTTCTATGATCACAGCATATGATTATCCAAGTGCTAAACAAGCAGAACAAGCAAAGATAGACACAATACTTGTTGGGGACTCTTTAGGTATGGTTGTTTTAGGATATGACAGCACTGTAGAAGTAACGATGGAAGATATGATTCATCACGCTAAAGCAGTTAGAAGAGGTGCGCCTGAAAGTTATGTAATCGTTGATGTGCCTTTTGGTGCAGTAGGCGTCGATCAAACGACAGACATGAAGAACGCCATTCAATTATATAAAGAAACGAAAGCAAACGCCGTCAAAATCGAAGGTGTCCATGTAGAATTGATTAAAGGGTGTACGCAAATAGGTGTACCAGTTGTATCACACTTAGGGTTAACACCTCAAAGTGTCGGTATTACAGGTTACAAATTACAGGCTGGCTCAAGAGAAGAAGCAGAACAACTAATAGAAGATGCGAAAAATGTAGAACAAGCTGGAGCCGTAATGCTTGTGTTAGAAGCCATACCGAGTGATTTAGCAGCCGTTATTAGCGCACAATTAACGATCCCAGTAATTGGTATCGGTGCTGGTAAAGAAACAGATGGACAAGTATTGGTATATCATGACCTATTAAATTATGGCTCAGAACATATCGCTAAATTTGTTAAGCAATACGGTGACTTTTCAAATGGCGTAGAAGCATTAAAAACTTACAATCAAGAAGTGAAAAGTGGTGCATTCCCTTCAGAAGCACACACTTATAAAAAGAAAGTGATGGGAGAGACAGATAAGTGA
- a CDS encoding ABC transporter permease, whose translation MLNMLPILPLSDWANSFVEWLTNTFSFIFDPIKTYLGSIMQFIISLLELLHPFVFIIIIMVLAFFVMNRKIIAPILVGVGLFFIYNQDLWDQLLNTMTLVIISSLLSVIIGIPLGILMSKSDRFQAVMKPILDFMQTMPAFVYLIPAVAFFGIGMVPGVFASIIFATPPTIRLTNLGIRQISAELIEASDAFGTTSMQKLIKVQLPLAKASIMAGVNQTVMLALSMVVIASMIGAPGLGRDVLSSLQRAEVGSGFVAGLSIVILAIIIDRFTQSSKNK comes from the coding sequence ATGCTTAATATGTTACCAATATTACCTTTGTCAGATTGGGCTAACTCATTTGTAGAATGGTTAACAAATACATTCAGCTTTATTTTCGATCCAATTAAGACGTACCTAGGTAGCATAATGCAATTCATCATATCTTTATTAGAATTGCTACATCCTTTCGTATTTATCATTATCATCATGGTACTAGCTTTCTTTGTAATGAATAGGAAGATTATTGCACCGATTTTAGTTGGTGTCGGTTTATTCTTTATTTATAATCAAGATTTATGGGATCAACTACTTAATACGATGACGCTTGTAATCATCAGTAGTTTATTATCCGTTATCATCGGTATCCCGCTTGGAATATTGATGTCTAAAAGTGATCGTTTCCAAGCCGTTATGAAACCGATTTTAGACTTTATGCAGACAATGCCTGCATTCGTATATTTAATTCCTGCCGTAGCATTTTTCGGTATAGGCATGGTTCCAGGTGTATTCGCATCTATTATATTTGCTACACCACCTACTATTCGTTTAACGAACTTAGGTATAAGACAAATTTCTGCAGAATTAATAGAAGCTAGTGATGCATTTGGTACTACTTCCATGCAAAAATTAATTAAAGTACAACTCCCTCTTGCTAAAGCCTCTATCATGGCCGGTGTAAACCAAACTGTCATGTTAGCTTTATCAATGGTTGTAATAGCATCAATGATTGGCGCACCAGGTTTAGGTAGAGATGTCTTAAGTTCTCTACAACGTGCAGAAGTAGGTTCAGGTTTCGTAGCAGGTTTAAGTATCGTTATTCTTGCAATCATTATCGACCGCTTTACTCAATCATCAAAAAACAAATAA
- a CDS encoding glycine betaine ABC transporter substrate-binding protein produces MKNKWRVLVLALSLALVLAACGNGGSSEDGDLGKKDINLSYVEWDSEIASTHVMQKVLEDEGYNVEITPLDNAVMWESVSSGETDAMVSAWLPGTHGDLYKKHKKKLDDLGPNLEGAKIGLVVNKDFDGDSIADLKDQAGKKIIGIEPGAGVVKASEKAVKDYKLDGWKVETSSSGAMATTLGQSMKKGDDIVVTGWSPHWKFQKYDLKYLKDPKGSFGKAEHINTMARKDLKKDSPKAYETLDNFNWTTKDMESVMLDIQDGTSPKKAAEKWVDDNQDKVKEWTKKSKSDK; encoded by the coding sequence ATGAAGAACAAATGGCGTGTACTCGTACTAGCTCTTTCTTTAGCTTTAGTATTAGCAGCTTGTGGGAATGGCGGCTCAAGTGAAGATGGAGACTTAGGTAAAAAAGATATAAACTTATCATACGTTGAATGGGATTCAGAAATTGCTTCAACTCATGTAATGCAAAAAGTATTAGAAGATGAAGGTTATAACGTTGAAATTACACCTTTAGATAACGCAGTAATGTGGGAATCCGTTTCATCTGGTGAAACAGACGCAATGGTTAGTGCTTGGTTACCAGGAACTCACGGAGATTTATATAAAAAACATAAGAAAAAACTTGATGATTTAGGTCCAAACCTTGAAGGTGCTAAAATTGGTCTAGTTGTAAACAAAGACTTCGATGGCGATTCAATTGCTGACTTAAAAGATCAAGCTGGCAAGAAAATCATCGGTATCGAACCAGGTGCTGGTGTTGTTAAAGCATCTGAAAAAGCAGTAAAAGATTACAAATTAGACGGATGGAAAGTTGAAACATCTTCATCAGGCGCTATGGCTACAACATTAGGCCAATCAATGAAAAAAGGTGACGACATTGTTGTGACTGGTTGGTCTCCACACTGGAAATTCCAAAAATATGATTTAAAATACTTGAAAGACCCTAAAGGCTCATTCGGTAAAGCAGAACATATTAATACAATGGCACGTAAAGACTTGAAAAAAGATAGTCCAAAAGCATATGAAACTTTAGATAACTTCAACTGGACTACAAAAGATATGGAATCTGTTATGTTAGATATCCAAGATGGTACATCACCTAAGAAAGCAGCAGAAAAATGGGTAGATGATAACCAAGATAAAGTAAAAGAATGGACTAAAAAATCTAAATCAGATAAATAA
- a CDS encoding quaternary amine ABC transporter ATP-binding protein: protein MSKIEIKDVSKVFGNYNDQVKTLLKDNKSKDEILKETGSTVAVKNANFTIEDGEIFVVMGLSGSGKSTLIRLINRLIDPTDGDILINSKNISSLNTEDLRNFRRENLSMVFQSFALFPFKTVVENVAFGLEVKNVPKKERLKKAEESLKLVGLDGYKDQLPKQLSGGMQQRVGLARALANNTDILLMDEAFSALDPLIRKEMQNELLQLQHNMQKTIIFITHDLDEALHIGDRIALMKDGEIAQVGTPEQIVINPADDYVKDFVKDIDRSKVLKVKHVMDTVENVELVEGMSFIEAESLLYKTFPHFKSGIHELWIKKDDKVVGKLNFQDVFDVLAQGNEVMGHA, encoded by the coding sequence TTGAGCAAAATAGAAATCAAAGACGTTTCAAAAGTTTTTGGCAATTACAATGACCAAGTTAAAACGCTTTTAAAGGATAATAAATCTAAAGACGAAATCCTTAAAGAGACTGGTTCAACAGTAGCTGTCAAAAATGCTAACTTCACGATTGAAGATGGCGAGATATTTGTAGTCATGGGTCTTTCCGGGAGTGGTAAATCAACACTTATCCGTTTGATTAACCGTTTAATAGACCCCACTGATGGCGATATCTTAATTAATTCAAAAAACATTTCATCATTAAACACTGAAGATTTACGTAACTTTAGACGTGAAAACTTAAGCATGGTTTTCCAAAGTTTCGCTTTATTCCCCTTCAAAACTGTTGTTGAAAATGTAGCTTTTGGATTAGAAGTAAAGAACGTACCGAAAAAGGAACGTTTGAAAAAGGCAGAAGAATCATTAAAGTTAGTAGGACTTGATGGTTATAAAGATCAACTTCCTAAACAATTATCTGGCGGGATGCAACAACGTGTTGGTTTAGCAAGAGCGCTAGCTAACAATACAGATATTTTGTTAATGGATGAAGCCTTCTCAGCATTAGATCCACTTATTCGTAAAGAAATGCAAAACGAACTTTTGCAATTACAACATAATATGCAAAAAACGATTATTTTCATTACACATGATTTAGATGAAGCGCTTCATATTGGTGATAGAATTGCCTTAATGAAAGATGGAGAAATCGCACAAGTTGGCACACCTGAACAGATTGTCATTAATCCTGCTGACGACTATGTTAAAGATTTCGTTAAAGACATCGATCGTTCTAAAGTGTTAAAAGTAAAACATGTTATGGATACTGTTGAAAATGTAGAATTAGTAGAAGGCATGTCATTTATAGAGGCTGAATCATTACTCTATAAAACATTCCCACACTTCAAATCCGGTATTCACGAACTTTGGATTAAAAAAGACGACAAAGTGGTCGGAAAACTTAACTTCCAAGATGTGTTCGATGTATTAGCACAAGGGAATGAGGTGATGGGTCATGCTTAA
- a CDS encoding oxidoreductase has translation MKKFGIIGPGAVGTAIAYALNQSGHNVALFGRSNSTVSFQEYNHSEQHEFTVHALQDAHEPVDILFIAVKTTQLDSIIPYLNNVIHSNSVIILTQNGYGQLQKINHPYKYHAVVYISGQKDKNSVTHFRDWTLKLPLDNNTLELQTVTQDSLLNIECLEDYPEHVWYKLIVNLGINTVTALTRQPAVVLKSNEVKTLCYNLLVEGKRVAKAENVHFDDDLEESIMKIYEGYPDDMGTSMYYDMINARPLETQYIQGYIYNLSQKHQLSTPYLDSTYAILSTF, from the coding sequence ATGAAAAAGTTTGGAATAATCGGTCCTGGTGCAGTTGGCACAGCTATCGCATATGCATTAAATCAATCTGGTCATAACGTTGCGCTATTTGGAAGATCAAATTCCACCGTTAGCTTCCAAGAATACAATCATAGCGAGCAACATGAATTTACGGTTCATGCCCTGCAAGATGCTCATGAACCAGTTGATATTTTATTTATTGCCGTCAAGACGACCCAACTCGATTCAATCATCCCATACCTTAACAATGTCATACACTCAAACAGTGTTATTATTTTAACTCAAAATGGCTATGGACAGCTACAAAAAATAAATCATCCTTATAAATATCATGCAGTTGTTTATATAAGTGGACAAAAAGATAAAAATAGCGTCACGCATTTTAGAGATTGGACTTTAAAGCTCCCTCTAGATAACAACACGCTTGAACTTCAAACCGTTACACAAGACAGTTTGCTCAATATCGAGTGTCTTGAAGATTATCCCGAACATGTGTGGTACAAGCTCATCGTTAATTTAGGTATTAACACTGTAACAGCATTGACGCGACAACCTGCCGTAGTACTAAAGTCTAACGAAGTCAAAACACTTTGTTATAACTTATTAGTAGAAGGCAAGCGTGTTGCAAAAGCTGAAAATGTACATTTTGATGATGATTTAGAAGAAAGCATTATGAAAATTTATGAAGGATACCCAGATGATATGGGAACAAGCATGTATTATGACATGATTAATGCGCGACCTTTAGAAACTCAATATATTCAAGGTTATATATACAACCTTAGTCAAAAACATCAGTTATCCACACCCTATTTAGACAGTACTTACGCCATTTTAAGTACATTTTAA